taaaggtcggcttgtaaacaagtttaaataagttcggctcggttcggcttatttacactaaggctcgacgagcctaacgagcttcacatgcgaggctcgagctcgggctcgttaaataaacgagctttattttaggctcaagcttggctcgggctcgataaggctcgactcgtttcgagctttttgtCAAGCGGATCTCGaatagctcgcgagccgctcggctcgtttgcactgATGACCCATACACCAAAAGATTATCCATAAGCTAGCAGGGGCGATActttgaaggggccgggaggggcgcccgaccccccgaacttttcggccagtagtgttatatatgtagttttcgtatagaaatttttgggtatatatgttttcgatcccccggttctatagaaatttttgggtatatacgttttcaaccccccgtaaaaaatttcaagcttcgccactgtagCTAGCACGGTAGATTCACTTACTTAAAGCCTGTTGGTAATTGTTAGCATATATAATATAAccaggttagaaccccgtgtattacacaggttaaataaatataattttatagaCTAAGTAATAAAATACttacatcttttaaaaactcgtgtattgcaTGATTTGAATAAACACATGTCTTACATGAATAATGTAATCCGTTAAAACATTTAGTCATCAAGATGTGTTTTCTAACAAAAGGAACTTTgaggtactatttacttattgtaacatctcactttattttttattaggttagagagttgtgtattacatggtttataacattttactttgtttttttatttattattaggttagaaacttacgtattacttgatgttggataatcagcagaaaaaaaaagaaatattttagtaaaaaaaattaaatatacaagagataagctggatattatgatttaatattattatttcattggAGTGTAAAACAGAATAATGATATCCTTTATTAGAAATAGGATTCTAaatataccatgtataaaaaaaatatatatgttctacatgtattgaataaatccttttaacgaaacagttgattaaaataaatatttttattttaatttgtgATTATCGTTTATCTTTGTccttatcatcaaaatataaaaacaattaaaactatcaattaaataaaatctttatctttataaatatttaaaacgctaatatattttttagattttaataattaatatatgattataataattaatatattattatcagttatctttctctttatcattaaaatctcttctacaaattttaaatttaatattatcaataattgACTTTCTATATTAAAGatttagaaaaataattaagACTGCCTCATAAAACGCCACGTGTCGCTAACATTGCTTCTTTTATTACATGTATAGATttgtatatataataatataataacatTTATAAAATAAACATAACTATCAAACATTTTGAACAAGAATAAAGGTCGGAGAACTCGTTAGTCGGCCGGCGAGGTGAGAACTAAcgactactcgggattaatcggatcggattttttatttgtaattttcaattttatgtatacatatacacatttttatatgtaaatATTTTAAATAGCTAGGTTTTAACTTTTACTTAACTCattttttaagtatacaagattaattgttggaatttaCATGGTTTGGTTGGAAACCGGCCGATTTTTCGCTGGTCAACTAGGTACGACTAGGCCTGACTAACGATTAATGGACTGATTAACGAAAAATTACTCAGTTAAtggccgactagcgattaatcggcaAAGTGGTCgcctagtcgcgatttttacaacacttaCAAGAATGTTATAAAAAAAGTGAGAATCACAAGGGAAAGCATCTAAAGTCTTAAATCTGATCGGAATCGTCGATTTTTGGCTGGTCAACTCGGTACGACTAGGCCTGACTAGCGATTAATGGAATGATTAACGAAAAATTACTCAGTTAAtagccgactagcgattaatcggcaAAGTGGGGCAAAGTGGCCgcctagtcgcgatttttacCAACACTTACAAGAatgttagaccatgtgtagtggtgaaacaaaataatgcccccaccatggggcattattcgacacgtgtcatcccagtcaccatggggcattattccaaaagtggcgtagtggggcattattccaataacgcccaagcaatcatttcacaattatttttttttaatttaaaacataaaaatcttcattaatttaaaataaaaattacactacttggaaataaaaaaaaaactgaaaaaaaaaactgaaaataaaaaaaccgaaaaagaaaaataaagttaaaaaaagaagaagatgatctagagtccatatttttctcgaattttttggcgacgcatttgcgTAAGGATCAACGCGTCGCCTTGGAGGTGGTCGATCCACGCCCGAGTCAACGCGAATTCCTCATCATTTGTCCATTTAAGGTGAGTTTTTGTACGTCGAGGTTcgtccttttccttcttcttatgTGACCTTCTGCCGCGTTTCGATTTCTCTTGCACCGGTTCGGTTTGCGTCTCCGGCACGACATCGACATCGGGTTCGGGTTCGTCTTGTTGTTGTGACGGTTGCGACCCATCGTCTTGACCATAGCCGAAGGTGGGAGGCACGAACGGAGTGGCGCCACTCAAGTAAGTCGCGTACGTTAAAAcgctcgggtccatgtcttgaaggttatacgAGTGTTGCGGTTCggttgtgttcgggttcatgGGTCTTGCGGGGACACCAAAGGGGGGTCGGTATGGATGCATGtttgtaaaaaatataaaaaagtaggAGAAAGTGTGAGGTTTTTATAAAAACGTAGGAGAGAAAGTGtgagttttttataaaaaaagtagGAGAAAGTGGGTGATATTTATATAGTGGGTAAATTTtggaattaaaaaaataaaaatatttaacatTTTGACCGTTGCCAACGGTATGATCTCGGCCCCCAATGCATTTTCagcgttttaaataaaacgccaaacgaattttttttcaaaaataacgccTAATAACGTCGGCTGTAATGGGGGGTTTGCggcgtttttttttatttttttttaaaaaccacgCCCTACTACGAGTGttcttataaaaaaaaaaaaaaaaaaaaaaaaaaaaagtgagaaTCACAAGGGAAAGCATCTAAAGTCTTAACTCTGAACTAAACTAATGAAATTGCCGTTAATAACAAGTTTGTTGGTGTGGTGCACTACACCCTGTAACTGTATCCTCTCTCCTCTTAGCACTCTCCGTCTCTCTCTCTCCCACCATCACAGTTGTCCCAACAACATAATCTATCTAGGGTTCTGCTTTTCCACGATTATTTCAACGCGAATCTAACTTCAATTCGCACATTAGATTCCATCACACCACTTCACTCCTAACTTATTCTTAATTCCTCACCATTTCATATCACCTGCAGACTGCAGTTCATTCAGATCTCTTACTTTCTGCTAACTTGTGCAATACATAATCTTCGTTTATCTGTTAACTGTGTTGTATGGCTTTAGTTCAGCCATCTGCTCTCTGTTTCGGTTCGGTTTCCTCGAGTTTTCGACCGTCTTCCTGGTCCAACAGGTTCTCAAGTTCCACCGGTTCCAGATCGTGTGATGTTGTGAAAGGTTCACGCTTAGCATTAACACCATCAGTTTATCGGTCGTCGGAGTTTTCGTCTACGAGAAGTGGTATAATTGATCTTTCCTTTAAGACTGTTATGGATAGTTGAAAgtttatgtgtatttttgtatttgaATTACTATGTTTGGCTTAAATAAGTGTAGTTGTTACTAAATTCTAAACATTATGTTGTGGtttttaagtgtttagtgttaattaAGCATTAACTTGTTTGGTACTCTATTTGATTTATTAGAGAAATGAAACATTAGGTTATTTTGCTTGAGTTAATTGTGGATTTTATGTGATTTTTTTAAAGGAAAAGTGCTGGCAAGTGTTCAAGGAGCGAATGAAACCGATGAATCCTCACTTGTGGTTTGTTTCGGGGAAATGCTAATAGATTTCGTGCCTACAATCAACGGGCTTGCGTTAGCTGAAGCCCCTGCCTTCAAAAAAGCACCTGGTGGTGCGCCTGCAAATGTTGCGGTGGGAATTGCTCGTCTCGGTGGTTCGTCTGCTTTCATCGGGAAGGTAATAAAATAGCCGATGATGTAGTTGAAACAAAATTAAAATTTGGGAGTCTTTGACTTTTTTTCTAGTCAACTGATTCGTGTATTTTGATTTGAAGGTTGGAGAAGATGAGTTTGGTTACATGCTTGCTgatattttgaaagaaaataacGTGAATAATGAAGGAATGCGGTTTGATCCTGGTGCTCGTACTGCTTTAGCGTTTGTGACACTGAGAAAGGATGGCGAACGCGAATTCATGTTTTACAGAAACCCTAGTGCTGATATGCTTTTAGAGGAGTCTGAACTTGATCTTGATTTGATAAGAAAGGTATATCAATACACcctttatattttataaatttgTTTACATACTTTAATATTATTATGACTCTTACAGGCAAAAATATTCCATTATGGTTCCATTAGTTTGATTACTGAACCGTGCAAATCGGCTCACATTGCTGCAACAAAAGCTGCAAAGGATGCTGGCGTTCTTTTGTCTTACGACCCGAATCTGAGGCTTCCGCTATGGCCATCTGCAGAGAGCGCTCGAGAAGGAATCTTGAGCATTTGGGATACAGCCGACATTATTAAGGCAATTAATTCACTTCTCTTACAACATTATTTACATTTTATCATAATTAATTATGAAACATGTCTAACGGTTTTGATTTTTGTTCACAATTAGATAAGTGAAGAGGAGATTGTTTTCTTAACAAATGGAGAAGATCCGTATGATGACAATATTGTGCGTAAATTATATCATCCAAATCTTAAATTGCTACTTGTGACTGAAGGACCAGATGGCTGCAGATATTACACCAAGGTAACGTGCATAATTTGAATAATTTTTTCTCGCTTCTACAACCATTTATATAACTCTTTTTGTGAATTTTGTCAATTTTACAGGAGTTTAGTGGAAGAGTGAAAGGCATAAAGGTCGATCCTGTGGACACAACCGGTGCCGGAGATGCTTTTGTAGCTGGAATATTATCAAAAGTTGCCGCAGATGTCTCATTGCTCAAGGTTTAATTAACACATTGTCGTAAACAtaatgaaattgttaaaattaaCGTTCGGTTAGATGGTGACtagtttggttataatttatagGATGAAAACCGGTTAAGAGAAGCGCTTAGCTTTGCAAATGCTTGTGGTGCAATTACCGTTACAGAAAGAGGTGCGATTCCAGCTTTACCGACTACAGAAGCTGTCAATGATGCTTTGCTCAAGGCGGTTGCATAATTAATTATCCATGCAAATTCAGGTTGTATATTAGTCATTTCCATAAACACGTTGCATTTTTCCACAACTGTGAGCTAATAATTGTTATTTCCTCCTTTAACTATTAAGCCCGGTTATCCTCTTAGTGCAACCGAGGGGAGAGAGAAAACAGTCGGGACTCATGAAATTATGTCTTGTTAGTCGGATGAATTAGATAAATAAAAGAAGTTGTGGGATATGCATAAGTAACCTCACCTGGTCTTTTATTAGCATAACATACATAATCTTtgtgtccccccccccccccccccctttagggAGCCAATTAGGGGTGTGAAACTGTGTATTTCCGACCCGAAATCCTTGGGTTTGGGTTAAGACAAAACGGGGTCATGCTAGTTTATGGTCGAACTTGCAAACACATTAACCTAAAAAGGGAGGTCTTGGGTCAAGCTGACAGGCGACGGATTATTTTATAACAAAACTTTAAAGTTAAAAGATAAACGGGCGACAGGTTATATTGTTTGAAtgtaaatgttttttttatatagaaTTTTGTGTTTGTAGGTGTAAATTTGGCATAAATCTTAGTGTATTAAGAAATAAAAGGATGAAGATTGTGTAtttactttgttttttgtttgatAAAAAGGATACAATCAAAATCACAATAGATTTGATTGTTGTCGTGTATCAACCCAATAATTATGAAGCTTTTGAATTATATGTCACTTCATCTTCTGCGGCCTTTGCTGTTATATAAGAGCAATGGACCCTAGACAATGAATGCATGATAAATAAAGGGTCGTATTGTTTCAACACCCCACATCCTAATTTTGACATCTCCTGTCAAACGAAGCGGCGGGTGTTGAATTAGAAGGCTGGGGTGTCCAAATAGAACGAGCCTAAATAAAAGGAATACATgataaacaactttttttttctaaaaaatatatttttacaacAATCCAAAATAAATTTTGTTAAgtaaaatataaataaacaaatcATAAATAGTAATACCCATCAATATCATGCTTTAAAAGTGTAAGGACCATCTTTAACCCTTTCTATTCGGTCAATCTAGTGATGCATTCTTTATTACACTCCAAACTCTAAGGCCAGCCACAATTTTGACCCTACACTGTCCATTTTAAAAGCCAACATCATCCTTACCTTTTTTTAACCGAAAGCCAAACCTACATGCACATAAATcagataatttcaaaaggtcgaTTGTGAAAGCGAAATGGCAGATGAAGAAGAGGCGGCCCACCTTGAGAGAATCTTCAAGCGGTTTGATACAAATGGGGACGGGAAGATCTCGTCAACAGAGCTTGGAGAAGCTTTGAAGACGCTTGGATCTGTGTCACCTGAAGAAGTCCAACGTATGATGGCTAAACTCGATACGGATGGAGATGGGTTCATTTCTTTTCAGGAGTACATGGACTTTTGTAATGCTAACAAGGGATTAATGAGGGATGTTGCCAAACTCCTATAGATTATCTCTCAACCACCTTCGTTGTTGTTGTCTAAACATAAGTTGTTTTTCTCCGTGTAATTTATGAATAGTGGACAAGATGTAGATAATCTTTTCGTattatgaaacaaaaaaaaaggaaatGTTACTCTACACAGCCTATGGTATGTAATGTAtgtaaaaaaaagataaaaacgcTAGAAGGAGGGCTTGAACCTCCGACCTTGTGGTTAACAGCCACACGCTCTAACCAACTGAGCTATTCCAGCA
Above is a window of Helianthus annuus cultivar XRQ/B chromosome 14, HanXRQr2.0-SUNRISE, whole genome shotgun sequence DNA encoding:
- the LOC110908921 gene encoding polcalcin Syr v 3, whose protein sequence is MADEEEAAHLERIFKRFDTNGDGKISSTELGEALKTLGSVSPEEVQRMMAKLDTDGDGFISFQEYMDFCNANKGLMRDVAKLL
- the LOC110908920 gene encoding probable fructokinase-6, chloroplastic — its product is MALVQPSALCFGSVSSSFRPSSWSNRFSSSTGSRSCDVVKGSRLALTPSVYRSSEFSSTRSGKVLASVQGANETDESSLVVCFGEMLIDFVPTINGLALAEAPAFKKAPGGAPANVAVGIARLGGSSAFIGKVGEDEFGYMLADILKENNVNNEGMRFDPGARTALAFVTLRKDGEREFMFYRNPSADMLLEESELDLDLIRKAKIFHYGSISLITEPCKSAHIAATKAAKDAGVLLSYDPNLRLPLWPSAESAREGILSIWDTADIIKISEEEIVFLTNGEDPYDDNIVRKLYHPNLKLLLVTEGPDGCRYYTKEFSGRVKGIKVDPVDTTGAGDAFVAGILSKVAADVSLLKDENRLREALSFANACGAITVTERGAIPALPTTEAVNDALLKAVA